In Vibrio gangliei, a single window of DNA contains:
- the hmpA gene encoding NO-inducible flavohemoprotein produces the protein MLSQNTIEIVKSTAPLIAQAGPTLTAHFYNRMFNHHPELKDIFNLTHQNTGRQREALFNAVYGYAANIDNIEVLLPVVEKIAHKHTSFNITAEQYQIVGTHLLATIDELMSPGQEVLDAWAEAYGLLAQVFINREEEIYQANEQQQGGWRGTREFKVIEKTVESSVITSFIFEPIDKKAVVSYKPGQYLGIYLNSDKLENQEIRQYSLSDAPNGKTYRISVKREDNGIASNHLHNEIQVGDTVQLAVPAGDFFFNTENNKPVALISAGVGLTPMLAILESIKETHSANIHWLHAADNVERHAFSQIISDYAEQQENLTQQTWYKDKHGFMNLNDVNSIDWIATDFYLCGPIEFMQFVASQLIDKHVPEANIHYECFGPHKVL, from the coding sequence ATGTTAAGCCAAAATACTATTGAAATCGTCAAATCCACTGCTCCTTTGATTGCTCAAGCAGGCCCAACACTAACCGCCCATTTCTACAATAGGATGTTTAATCACCATCCTGAACTAAAAGATATCTTTAATTTGACGCATCAAAATACAGGTCGTCAACGTGAAGCTTTATTTAACGCCGTTTATGGTTACGCTGCCAACATAGATAACATTGAAGTTTTATTGCCTGTAGTTGAAAAAATTGCTCATAAGCACACAAGCTTCAATATCACTGCAGAACAATATCAAATCGTAGGTACACATCTTTTAGCGACCATTGATGAGCTCATGAGCCCAGGGCAAGAAGTTTTAGATGCTTGGGCTGAAGCATACGGCTTGTTGGCACAAGTATTTATTAATCGTGAAGAAGAAATTTATCAAGCGAATGAACAGCAGCAAGGTGGCTGGCGAGGAACTCGTGAGTTCAAAGTAATCGAAAAAACAGTTGAAAGTAGCGTTATTACTAGCTTTATTTTTGAACCAATTGATAAGAAAGCGGTGGTCAGTTACAAACCTGGACAGTACTTAGGTATTTACCTCAACTCAGACAAACTTGAAAACCAAGAAATCAGACAATATAGCTTATCGGATGCACCTAATGGAAAAACTTATCGCATCTCTGTCAAACGTGAAGATAATGGCATTGCATCCAATCATCTACACAATGAAATACAAGTCGGTGATACGGTCCAACTAGCAGTCCCGGCTGGTGATTTTTTCTTTAACACTGAGAATAACAAACCCGTTGCTTTAATTTCTGCAGGTGTAGGCTTAACTCCAATGCTAGCTATCTTAGAAAGTATCAAAGAGACGCACAGTGCCAATATTCATTGGCTACATGCTGCCGATAATGTTGAACGTCACGCTTTCTCTCAAATTATTTCTGATTATGCAGAACAGCAAGAGAACTTAACTCAACAAACTTGGTACAAAGATAAACACGGCTTTATGAATTTAAATGATGTGAATTCAATTGATTGGATAGCAACGGATTTCTACTTGTGTGGTCCTATCGAGTTCATGCAATTTGTCGCTTCACAGTTAATTGACAAACATGTTCCTGAAGCCAATATTCACTATGAATGTTTTGGTCCTCATAAAGTGCTTTAG
- the nsrR gene encoding nitric oxide-sensing transcriptional repressor NsrR, with product MQLTSFTDYGLRSLFFLAALPNGELSSIRVVSERFNVPKNHLIKVINKLSQLGYIKAIRGKNGGICLGKAAKDIILGEVIRDLEPLVLIDCSEKSCHITSACRLKKALAIAKEAFLSELDKYSVADMLESNDELIMLLRPD from the coding sequence ATGCAGCTAACATCTTTTACTGATTACGGTTTAAGATCATTATTCTTTTTAGCCGCTTTGCCTAATGGTGAATTAAGTAGTATCAGAGTTGTTAGTGAGCGATTTAATGTTCCTAAAAACCATCTTATTAAAGTCATTAATAAATTATCTCAACTTGGTTACATTAAAGCGATAAGAGGTAAAAATGGTGGGATTTGCCTTGGTAAAGCAGCAAAAGACATTATATTAGGTGAAGTTATTCGGGACTTAGAGCCTCTTGTGCTTATCGATTGCTCTGAGAAATCTTGCCATATAACCTCTGCTTGTCGTTTAAAAAAGGCCTTAGCTATTGCCAAGGAAGCCTTTTTATCGGAACTAGATAAATATAGCGTCGCAGATATGTTAGAAAGTAATGACGAACTTATTATGCTGCTACGCCCGGACTAA
- the rnr gene encoding ribonuclease R, with product MSEHHHIDPFAARESEKYDNPIPSREFILDFLKQANVPMNRNDLFEALHLKGEEEYEGLRRRLRAMERDGELVFTRRQCYALPEKIDLIKGTVIGHRDGFGWVRPEGSAGKDNDVLLPHHQMRTVIHGDYVLVQPNGTDKRGRKEGRLVRILEARKTNLVGRFFLEDGHAFVVPDDSRISQDILIPDEFRAGARMGNVVVVELTARATRSRGMMGKIVEVLGENMAPGMEIKIAIHTHQIPDEWPEAVEKQVAHLSEEVPEEAKEGRVDLRDLPLVTIDGEDARDFDDAVYCQAKKGGGWRLWVAIADVSYYVRPNSALDKEAINRGNSVYFPSQVVPMLPEVLSNGLCSLNPQVDRLCMVCEMTISASGKLSGYKHYEAVMNSHARLTYNKVAAILEGDEELRERYHALVPDLEELHNMYNVLKVAREQRGAIEFETVETKFIFNEFRKIDRIEPVIRNDAHKIIEECMILANIASASLVEKAKEAALYRIHETPGEERLTGFKDFLAELGLSLNGGLEPSPTDYAQLMHQIGERPDKELIQTMLLRSMKQAIYSPDNAGHFGLALKRYAHFTSPIRRYPDLLLHRAIKYLIAKQNGVNTDRWTPTGGYHYSFDDMDYYGEQCSMTERRADDATRDVSDWLKCEYMQDHVGEEMEGVIANVTGFGFFVRLSELHIDGLVHISSLANDYYQFDPIGQRLVGESSGLIYRLGDTVSVKVLAVNLDERQIDFEVVGTTRQPRGKGKTAKKRAANADKKAATKKKQAVKANKPGQKAKPLVEPTKRPDGSNESGKGKKKRTKSKSSAAGKPGTKPKRSKPSAKKRAKAKQVK from the coding sequence ATGTCTGAACATCATCACATTGATCCTTTCGCCGCTCGCGAATCTGAAAAATATGATAACCCTATTCCAAGCCGTGAATTTATTCTCGATTTTCTAAAACAAGCCAATGTGCCGATGAATCGTAATGATTTGTTTGAAGCACTTCACCTTAAAGGCGAGGAAGAATATGAAGGCTTACGTCGCCGACTTCGTGCGATGGAGCGAGATGGCGAGTTGGTCTTTACTCGTCGTCAATGTTACGCGTTGCCAGAGAAGATCGATTTGATTAAAGGCACAGTGATTGGGCACCGTGATGGCTTTGGCTGGGTACGCCCAGAAGGCAGTGCCGGCAAAGATAATGATGTGTTATTGCCACACCATCAAATGCGCACCGTCATCCATGGTGATTATGTACTGGTTCAACCAAACGGTACCGATAAGCGTGGCCGCAAAGAAGGGCGCTTGGTGCGTATTTTGGAAGCGCGCAAAACCAATTTAGTCGGTCGCTTTTTCTTAGAAGATGGCCATGCATTTGTGGTGCCGGATGATTCACGCATCAGCCAAGATATTTTGATCCCAGATGAATTTCGCGCGGGTGCTCGTATGGGCAACGTAGTTGTGGTGGAGTTGACCGCTCGTGCAACGCGTTCTCGCGGCATGATGGGTAAGATTGTTGAAGTACTGGGTGAAAATATGGCACCGGGTATGGAAATTAAGATCGCGATTCATACCCATCAAATCCCGGATGAATGGCCAGAGGCGGTTGAAAAGCAAGTGGCCCATCTCAGTGAGGAAGTACCAGAAGAAGCCAAAGAAGGCCGCGTTGATTTGCGCGACTTGCCTTTAGTCACGATTGATGGTGAAGATGCTCGTGATTTTGATGATGCTGTGTATTGCCAAGCGAAAAAAGGTGGTGGTTGGCGTTTATGGGTCGCGATTGCTGATGTGAGCTATTACGTTCGACCAAATAGCGCTTTAGATAAAGAAGCGATTAACCGCGGAAACTCAGTCTACTTCCCATCGCAAGTGGTGCCTATGCTGCCGGAAGTGCTGTCAAACGGTTTGTGTTCGCTCAACCCGCAAGTTGATCGCCTGTGTATGGTATGTGAAATGACCATCTCTGCCAGCGGTAAGCTTTCGGGCTATAAGCACTATGAAGCGGTGATGAATTCCCATGCGCGTTTAACTTACAACAAAGTCGCTGCCATTCTTGAAGGTGATGAAGAACTGCGTGAGCGTTACCATGCGTTAGTGCCAGATTTGGAAGAATTGCACAACATGTACAACGTGCTCAAAGTAGCGCGAGAGCAGCGCGGGGCAATTGAGTTTGAAACCGTTGAAACGAAATTCATCTTTAATGAATTCCGTAAAATCGATCGCATTGAGCCCGTCATTCGTAATGATGCGCATAAGATCATCGAAGAATGTATGATCCTAGCTAACATTGCTTCTGCTTCTTTAGTGGAAAAAGCCAAAGAAGCGGCGTTATATCGAATTCATGAAACTCCGGGAGAAGAACGCTTAACAGGCTTTAAAGATTTCTTAGCGGAGTTAGGTTTGAGCCTAAATGGTGGTCTTGAGCCGTCTCCTACAGACTATGCGCAATTAATGCATCAAATTGGTGAGCGTCCTGATAAAGAGTTAATTCAGACCATGCTGTTGCGTTCGATGAAACAAGCAATTTATAGCCCAGATAATGCCGGTCACTTTGGTTTGGCATTAAAACGCTATGCTCACTTTACGTCGCCGATTCGTCGTTATCCTGATTTATTACTGCACCGTGCGATTAAGTATTTGATTGCAAAGCAAAACGGTGTCAATACCGATCGTTGGACTCCAACCGGTGGTTACCATTATTCATTTGATGATATGGATTACTACGGTGAGCAGTGTTCGATGACCGAACGTCGTGCCGATGATGCGACGCGTGATGTGTCTGATTGGCTCAAATGTGAATACATGCAAGATCATGTCGGAGAAGAAATGGAAGGGGTGATTGCTAACGTCACCGGTTTTGGTTTCTTTGTTCGCTTGAGTGAATTGCATATCGACGGATTAGTCCATATTTCATCGCTTGCCAATGATTATTATCAGTTCGATCCTATTGGACAGCGTCTGGTTGGTGAGAGCTCTGGTTTGATTTATCGTCTAGGCGACACAGTCTCGGTTAAAGTGCTGGCGGTGAATCTTGATGAACGTCAAATCGATTTTGAAGTGGTCGGCACTACTCGCCAACCGAGAGGCAAAGGTAAAACCGCTAAGAAGCGTGCTGCCAATGCAGACAAAAAAGCCGCAACCAAGAAAAAACAAGCGGTCAAAGCCAATAAGCCGGGTCAGAAAGCTAAGCCATTGGTTGAACCCACTAAACGCCCTGATGGTAGTAATGAGTCGGGCAAAGGCAAGAAGAAACGCACTAAATCAAAGTCGAGTGCTGCAGGAAAGCCAGGAACAAAGCCGAAGCGCAGTAAACCTTCGGCCAAAAAACGTGCAAAAGCGAAACAAGTAAAATGA
- the rlmB gene encoding 23S rRNA (guanosine(2251)-2'-O)-methyltransferase RlmB produces MSNEFIFGIHAINAVLDKDPARIVEAFVLNGRQDDRLMPVLQQLQQYGVSIQQMNRKTLDAKANGANHQGIIAKVKPAKALNEHDLDSIIAQCEAKGQQPLLLVLDGVTDPHNLGACLRNADAAGVAAVIVPKDKSAPLTGTVSKVACGAAETVPFVRVTNLARTMRALQEKGIWFVGTAGEATHDIYQAKLTGPLAIVMGAEGDGMRRLTRETCDDLIKIPMAGSVSSLNVSVASGICLFEAVRQRLG; encoded by the coding sequence ATGAGTAACGAATTTATTTTTGGCATTCATGCCATCAACGCCGTATTAGATAAAGATCCGGCACGTATTGTTGAAGCGTTTGTTCTAAACGGTCGTCAAGATGATCGCTTAATGCCAGTATTACAACAACTGCAGCAATATGGCGTATCAATTCAGCAAATGAACCGTAAAACATTAGATGCGAAAGCGAATGGAGCTAACCACCAAGGGATCATTGCTAAAGTAAAACCCGCTAAAGCACTGAATGAGCATGATCTCGATAGCATTATCGCGCAGTGTGAAGCGAAAGGTCAGCAACCGCTTTTATTGGTGTTGGATGGCGTAACTGATCCACATAACTTAGGCGCTTGTTTGCGTAATGCTGATGCGGCCGGTGTGGCGGCGGTAATTGTGCCGAAAGATAAATCTGCCCCATTAACCGGAACCGTAAGTAAAGTAGCCTGTGGTGCTGCAGAAACAGTCCCGTTTGTTCGTGTTACTAACTTGGCTCGTACCATGCGTGCGCTACAAGAAAAAGGTATTTGGTTTGTCGGCACGGCAGGTGAAGCCACTCACGATATTTACCAAGCGAAATTAACGGGCCCACTGGCGATTGTCATGGGGGCAGAAGGCGATGGCATGCGTCGTTTAACCCGTGAAACCTGTGATGATTTAATCAAGATCCCAATGGCGGGCAGTGTGTCGAGCTTAAACGTTTCAGTGGCATCTGGGATTTGTTTGTTTGAAGCGGTGCGTCAGCGTTTAGGCTAA
- the rpsF gene encoding 30S ribosomal protein S6, giving the protein MRHYEIVFMVHPDQSEQVAGMIERYTNTITEAGGTIHRLEDWGRRQMAYPINKLHKAHYVLMNVESEQAVIDELETAFRFNDAVLRNMIMRTKSAVTEQSIMMKAREERAPRREERSEAKSEEAAAE; this is encoded by the coding sequence ATGCGTCATTACGAAATCGTATTCATGGTGCACCCTGATCAAAGCGAGCAAGTTGCTGGCATGATCGAGCGTTACACTAACACTATCACTGAAGCTGGCGGTACTATCCACCGTTTAGAAGATTGGGGCCGTCGTCAAATGGCTTACCCAATCAACAAATTGCACAAAGCACACTACGTTCTAATGAACGTTGAGTCTGAGCAAGCTGTGATTGATGAGTTAGAAACTGCTTTCCGTTTCAACGATGCAGTTCTACGTAACATGATCATGCGCACTAAATCTGCAGTGACTGAACAATCTATCATGATGAAAGCACGTGAAGAGCGCGCACCTCGTCGTGAAGAGCGTTCTGAAGCTAAGTCAGAAGAAGCAGCAGCTGAGTAA
- the priB gene encoding primosomal replication protein N: MTNRLELSGTVVKAPVRSLSPAGIAHCHFSIEHRSTVQEASLPRQVYCRMQVVVSGQGSQHITQHLVLGSQIKASGFVAYHTGRNGLGKLVLHADNITQI, encoded by the coding sequence ATGACCAATCGATTGGAGTTAAGCGGCACTGTCGTCAAAGCTCCGGTTAGAAGCCTAAGTCCTGCGGGCATTGCCCATTGCCATTTTAGTATTGAGCACCGTTCGACAGTACAAGAAGCGAGTTTACCGAGACAAGTTTATTGTCGCATGCAGGTGGTCGTGAGTGGGCAAGGGTCACAACATATCACTCAACATTTAGTTTTAGGCAGTCAAATTAAGGCAAGCGGTTTTGTCGCTTACCATACCGGCCGAAATGGTTTAGGAAAATTAGTTTTGCATGCCGACAACATTACTCAAATTTAA
- the rpsR gene encoding 30S ribosomal protein S18, which translates to MARFFRRRKFCRFTAEGVQEIDYKDVATLKNYITEAGKIVPSRITGTSAKYQRQLARAIKRSRYLALLPYTDKHQ; encoded by the coding sequence ATGGCTCGTTTCTTCCGTCGTCGTAAATTCTGCCGTTTCACTGCAGAAGGCGTACAAGAGATTGATTACAAAGATGTAGCAACTCTTAAAAATTACATCACTGAAGCTGGTAAAATTGTACCTAGCCGTATCACTGGCACAAGTGCTAAATATCAGCGTCAACTAGCTCGCGCTATCAAGCGTTCTCGCTACCTAGCACTTCTTCCATACACTGACAAACATCAGTAA
- the rplI gene encoding 50S ribosomal protein L9 has product MQVILLDKIGNLGNLGDQVNVKSGYARNFLIPQGKAVMATKANVEVFEARRAELEAKVAEQLAAAQARAEKVNALEAVVIASKAGDEGKLFGSIGTRDIADAVTAAGVEIAKSEVRLPEGALRTTGEFEISIQLHSEVFAEVKLQVVAAD; this is encoded by the coding sequence ATGCAAGTTATTCTACTTGATAAAATCGGTAACCTAGGCAACCTTGGCGACCAAGTTAACGTTAAATCTGGCTACGCTCGTAACTTCCTTATCCCACAAGGTAAAGCAGTTATGGCTACTAAAGCTAACGTTGAAGTTTTCGAAGCACGTCGCGCTGAACTAGAAGCTAAAGTTGCTGAGCAACTAGCTGCTGCACAAGCTCGTGCTGAGAAAGTTAACGCACTAGAAGCAGTTGTAATCGCTTCTAAAGCGGGTGACGAAGGTAAACTATTTGGTTCTATCGGTACTCGTGATATCGCTGATGCAGTTACTGCAGCAGGCGTTGAAATTGCTAAGAGCGAAGTTCGTCTTCCTGAAGGCGCTCTACGTACAACTGGCGAGTTTGAAATCAGCATCCAACTTCACTCTGAAGTATTCGCTGAAGTTAAACTTCAAGTTGTTGCTGCTGACTAA
- a CDS encoding DUF481 domain-containing protein: MQKRLLPLLFLLLSQQTYSETTVSSEDTDNSQAESAAATTKDDTQTDNNLSDDTQTESSDAPETSDDNALYFEQPATDNNSDTSAPTTETSETSETSENQNTTKSEATPENKSNVDEDGVDEELIAELLEEDEDGNEKNDEPVEPKKIKVEEDSEPPSTSSWLPEIEFGYRSEQGNEDERSLNARLALDYISGRLRNSGEVKIYMKNEDGEEDDRKQSYQLQSDYKISPKMYIYGSFKGIDSKYSSYFHDYTFSTGLGYQVTNTDTLTIETELGPGYRYQEPNTDEIDDDDPIFPENVDEPIIRANLTAKWKPFDSTSFNFDGTVVSGSSNTRIDTEISIINNITEDVALKIAQSRQHLSRVPNNLSKTDSTITINILYSPK; this comes from the coding sequence GTGCAAAAACGCCTATTGCCGCTCTTGTTTTTATTGTTAAGCCAGCAAACTTACAGTGAAACAACGGTATCCAGTGAGGATACTGATAACTCACAAGCTGAAAGTGCGGCCGCTACAACCAAGGATGATACGCAAACTGATAATAATCTGTCTGACGATACTCAGACGGAAAGCTCTGACGCACCTGAAACCTCAGATGATAACGCTTTATATTTTGAACAACCTGCCACTGACAATAATAGCGACACTTCAGCGCCAACTACTGAAACCTCTGAAACCTCTGAAACCTCTGAAAATCAAAACACAACGAAAAGCGAAGCGACACCAGAAAATAAATCGAATGTTGATGAAGACGGTGTGGATGAAGAGTTAATCGCCGAGCTTTTAGAAGAGGATGAAGATGGTAACGAGAAAAATGATGAGCCAGTTGAACCAAAAAAAATAAAGGTGGAAGAAGACAGTGAGCCACCAAGCACATCAAGCTGGTTACCTGAAATTGAATTTGGTTATCGTTCAGAACAAGGTAATGAAGACGAGCGTTCTTTAAATGCTCGCTTAGCACTGGATTATATTTCTGGCCGCTTAAGAAACAGCGGTGAAGTGAAAATTTACATGAAAAATGAAGACGGTGAAGAAGACGATAGAAAGCAAAGCTATCAACTACAAAGTGACTATAAGATCAGCCCTAAGATGTATATTTACGGTAGTTTCAAAGGAATAGACTCTAAATACAGTTCTTATTTTCATGATTACACCTTCTCTACTGGTTTAGGTTATCAGGTGACCAACACAGATACTCTCACGATAGAAACCGAGCTCGGTCCAGGTTACCGCTATCAAGAACCGAACACAGATGAAATCGATGATGACGATCCGATCTTCCCGGAAAATGTCGATGAGCCGATCATTCGAGCCAATTTAACCGCAAAATGGAAACCGTTTGATAGCACATCATTTAACTTCGATGGCACGGTGGTGAGTGGTTCAAGTAATACACGTATTGACACCGAAATTAGCATTATCAATAACATCACTGAAGATGTGGCGCTTAAGATCGCGCAGTCACGTCAACATTTAAGCCGCGTGCCTAACAACTTAAGCAAAACAGACAGCACCATTACCATCAATATTTTGTACTCGCCTAAATAG
- a CDS encoding replicative DNA helicase, with protein sequence MADNIPRKKSDAQVDALKVPPHSLEAEQSVLGGLLLDNERWDSIAGKVVEKDFYSRPHRLIYAAIKSILENSQPLDLITLSEYLEQREELESVGGFAYLADLAKNTPSAANINAYADIVSERALVRNLIGVANEIADAGYDPQGRSSADLLDMAESKVFAIAEERTTENEGPQSVDNILEKTLERIEELYKTPQDGVTGVSTGFTDLNKKTAGLQGSDLIIVAARPSMGKTTFAMNLCENAAMDQDKPVLIFSLEMPAEQIMMRMLASLSRVDQTKIRTGQLDDEDWARISSTMGILMQKKNMYIDDSSGLTPTELRSRARRIARETGGLSMIMVDYLQLMRVPGLQDNRTLEISEISRSLKALAKELNVPVVALSQLNRSLEQRADKRPINSDLRESGAIEQDADLIMFIYRDEVYHPDSALKGIAEIIIGKQRNGPIGSVRLTFQGQFSRFDNYAGPAFDDE encoded by the coding sequence ATGGCAGATAATATCCCCCGAAAAAAATCAGATGCACAAGTCGATGCCCTAAAAGTCCCACCTCATTCCCTTGAAGCCGAACAGTCGGTTTTAGGTGGTTTATTACTTGATAATGAACGTTGGGATTCAATTGCGGGTAAAGTGGTCGAAAAAGACTTTTATAGCCGACCTCATCGTCTGATTTATGCGGCAATCAAATCCATTTTAGAAAACAGTCAGCCACTGGATTTAATTACCCTTTCTGAGTATTTAGAACAGCGTGAAGAGCTGGAATCTGTTGGTGGTTTTGCTTATTTAGCTGACTTGGCCAAAAACACTCCAAGTGCAGCCAACATCAACGCTTATGCTGATATTGTCAGTGAACGTGCGCTGGTGCGCAACCTGATAGGAGTGGCAAATGAAATTGCCGATGCGGGTTATGATCCACAAGGTCGCAGTTCAGCCGATTTGCTTGATATGGCTGAGAGTAAAGTGTTTGCGATTGCCGAAGAACGCACGACCGAAAATGAAGGCCCACAGAGCGTTGATAACATTTTAGAAAAAACCTTAGAGCGCATCGAAGAGCTTTATAAAACGCCACAAGATGGTGTGACTGGTGTATCAACTGGCTTCACTGACTTGAATAAGAAGACTGCTGGTCTACAAGGTTCAGATTTGATTATTGTCGCGGCTCGTCCATCGATGGGTAAAACCACGTTTGCCATGAACTTGTGTGAAAACGCCGCGATGGATCAAGATAAACCGGTACTGATCTTCTCGCTAGAGATGCCAGCAGAACAAATCATGATGCGTATGCTGGCTTCTCTTTCTCGAGTTGACCAAACCAAGATCCGTACTGGTCAGTTGGATGATGAAGATTGGGCTCGTATTTCATCGACCATGGGTATTCTGATGCAAAAGAAGAATATGTATATCGATGACAGCTCAGGCTTAACCCCAACCGAATTACGCTCTCGTGCCCGTCGAATTGCGCGTGAAACCGGCGGGTTATCCATGATCATGGTCGACTACTTGCAGTTAATGCGAGTGCCGGGTCTACAAGATAACCGTACGTTAGAAATCTCTGAAATTTCTCGATCATTAAAAGCATTGGCGAAAGAGCTGAATGTGCCGGTGGTTGCACTTTCTCAGCTTAACCGTTCATTGGAGCAACGTGCCGATAAGCGTCCTATTAACTCGGACTTGCGCGAATCGGGGGCGATCGAGCAGGATGCCGACTTAATCATGTTTATTTATCGTGATGAAGTGTATCACCCAGACAGCGCCCTCAAAGGCATTGCCGAAATCATTATAGGTAAGCAACGTAATGGCCCGATTGGTTCGGTTCGTTTGACTTTCCAAGGGCAGTTCTCTCGCTTTGATAATTACGCAGGCCCGGCGTTTGATGATGAATAA
- the alr gene encoding alanine racemase, with product MKPTLAATACVNLAALRHNLAQIKQTAAKSKITTIVKANGYGHGAVPVALALESESDSFGVARLEEALELRSAGISKPILLLEGFYADSDLPILQANNLHTAVHCLEQLEALEQAQLSSPIKVWVKIDTGMHRLGVRPEQIPEFISRLHACPNVEKPLRFISHFGCADELENPITMQQISVFTELAESGCERSIAASSGILAWPDSHLEWVRPGIILYGVSPFSDKTAQSMGYQPVMTLKSQLIAVREVKAGESVGYGATWTAKQDTKIGVIAMGYGDGYPRTAPNGTPVIINGRRVPLAGRVSMDMLTVDLGANSQDKVGDKAILWGEGLPAEEVAQHIGTIAYELVTKLTGRVEMVYLNEQV from the coding sequence ATGAAGCCCACTTTGGCTGCTACAGCTTGCGTTAACTTAGCTGCTTTGCGTCACAACCTTGCTCAAATCAAACAAACTGCGGCCAAAAGTAAAATTACTACCATAGTGAAAGCCAACGGTTACGGTCATGGGGCTGTACCGGTTGCGCTAGCGCTCGAAAGTGAGTCAGACAGTTTTGGGGTGGCCCGCTTAGAAGAGGCATTAGAACTACGCAGTGCCGGGATCAGTAAGCCGATTTTATTACTAGAAGGCTTTTATGCCGATTCAGACTTGCCGATTTTACAAGCCAATAATTTGCACACCGCTGTACATTGTTTGGAGCAACTAGAAGCCCTTGAGCAAGCCCAATTATCTTCTCCAATAAAAGTCTGGGTAAAAATTGATACAGGCATGCATCGTTTAGGGGTTCGTCCTGAGCAAATACCAGAGTTTATTTCTCGACTTCATGCCTGCCCCAATGTCGAAAAGCCGCTACGCTTTATTAGTCATTTTGGGTGTGCCGATGAACTGGAAAATCCGATCACGATGCAGCAAATCAGTGTGTTTACAGAACTGGCTGAATCGGGATGTGAGCGCTCTATTGCTGCCTCATCGGGCATTCTAGCTTGGCCTGATAGTCATTTAGAGTGGGTTCGTCCGGGGATCATCTTATATGGCGTGTCTCCATTTTCAGATAAGACCGCGCAATCCATGGGCTATCAACCAGTGATGACGCTGAAATCGCAGCTTATTGCAGTGCGAGAAGTGAAAGCGGGCGAAAGTGTCGGTTATGGTGCGACGTGGACTGCGAAGCAAGATACTAAAATTGGTGTGATTGCGATGGGCTATGGCGATGGCTATCCACGTACCGCGCCAAATGGCACGCCGGTTATCATCAATGGACGTCGGGTTCCCCTTGCAGGCCGTGTTTCAATGGACATGCTGACGGTTGATTTAGGAGCCAATAGCCAAGATAAGGTGGGAGATAAAGCCATTTTGTGGGGAGAGGGATTACCCGCAGAAGAAGTGGCTCAGCACATTGGTACTATTGCGTATGAGCTGGTCACTAAGTTGACTGGCCGTGTTGAGATGGTTTATCTCAATGAGCAAGTTTAA